The proteins below come from a single Rhodococcus sp. WMMA185 genomic window:
- a CDS encoding DUF4177 domain-containing protein, giving the protein MSELTSWEYATVPLLTHATKQILDQWGSDGWELVSVLPGPTGEQHVAYLKRPKG; this is encoded by the coding sequence ATGAGTGAATTGACTTCCTGGGAGTACGCCACCGTTCCGCTGCTCACGCATGCGACCAAACAAATCCTGGACCAGTGGGGCTCCGACGGCTGGGAACTGGTGTCGGTTCTCCCCGGGCCCACGGGTGAGCAGCACGTCGCCTACCTGAAGCGCCCGAAGGGCTGA